The candidate division KSB1 bacterium DNA segment CATCCTGGTGGAAACACTGACGGACAACAAGAACCGCACGGTCGCAGAGATTCGGCATCTGTTCAGCCGTTACAATGGCAACTTGGGCGAGAACGGCTGCGTCGCCTGGATGTTCGAGAAGAAAGGCGTGATCACCATCAAGCCCTCGGGCAAGTCCGAGGACGACCTGCTGGGCATTGCTCTGGAGGCCGGCGCGGAGGACCTGCGCAACCAGGGCGAGACCTACGAGATCATCGCTGCTCCGGCAGACTTTGAGAACGTTAAGCGCGCACTGCTCGAGCACCAGATCGAGATTGAACGAGCCGAGCTGACCATGTACCCGAAGAGCACTGTCAAAGTGGAAGGGAAGAACGCTGAGACGTTGCTTAAGCTGATGGATGCCCTCGAGGAACAAGAGGACGTCCAAAATCTTTACTCCAACTTTGACATTGACGATAAGGTCCTGGAGGAGCTTGAGCAGCAGAGGTAGCGCGCGGCGCGTGTGGATCCGCGGCGATGCAGGGCGGAACAGGTGTACGTCTTAGGTGTTGACCCGGGGGTGGCCCGCACGGGCTATGGCGTAGTAGTCGCACAAGGTGACCGTTGGGGGGCGGTCAGCTATGGGAGTATCGTGAGTGAGGCGCGCGAGCCTCTTTCCAGACGCCTGCGCACCATCTACGATGAGCTAACCGCCGTGCTGGACGCCTCTCCGGTGGACGGGATGGCGGTGGAGGAGCTGTTTCTCGCCAAGAACCCACGCATGGCGTTGAGCGTCGGTCACGCGCGCGGAGTGGTCCTCCTCCTGGCAGAACAGCGCGGTATCCCAGTGTTTGAGTACGCGGTCACCGAGATCAAGCGTGCAGTGGTGGGCAATGGCGCAGCCTCCAAGGAGCAGGTGCGTTACATGGTGAGCAAGCTGTTGGGCCTCGGGCACGTGCCTCAGGCGTACGATGCTGCGGACGCGCTGGCGGTTGCTCTGTGCCACCTCCAGCGTACCGCGAGGAACCCAATGCGAACTTCCGGCTGAGCGTTTGACTTCCAAATGGTACGCCAAGATGGGATGGCTGCGCTCCTAAAGCCCTTGCCAACGGTGCTAACGCGGCAATGATCACCTACCTCAAGGGCAGACTGATGCACAAGACCCCCACGCGTGTGGTCATCGAGGTGGCAGGCGTGGGGTTCGATGTAGCGATTCCCCTCTCCAGCTTCGAAGCCTTAGGCGATACCGGCACGGAGGTCCTGTTGCTGACCCACCTCCACGTGCGCCAAGACGGCATGGAACTCTTCGGTTTTGCCACGCCTGAAGAGCGGCAGATGTTTCTGCATCTGCTCTCCGTGCCAGGAATTGGCCCCAGGTTGGCTCACAATATCCTCTCTGGCGCGTCGGTGAAGGAGCTGCGTGGGCGCATCATCAGGAGCGACGTGGGGGCCCTGTCGGCCATTCGCGGCGTGGGCAAAAAGATCGCGCAGCGGCTGGTCATGGACCTGCGAGAGCGATTGGCGGCCGAGGAAACGATACCCGGCGCGGCTCCAGTGGCTGCGGGAAAGGTCCCATCCCAAGTCATCGAAGACGCCCTCCTGGCCTTGGTCTCATTAGGACATCCACGTGATGCGGCGCAAAGGACCCTCGAGGCCGTGCTGACCCAAGTGGAACCCCACGAGTCCTTGACCGTGGAGGAACTGGTCAAGCGCGCACTCCGGAACGTGTGAGACACCCGCATGACACCAGATAGACAGAACGTTGATAGGGCCACTAATCCCGGACGACTGGAGGGCGAGGTCGAATTTGACACTGCCCTTCGCCCCACTTCGTTCGAGGAGTTTGTGGGGCAGAAAAAACTGGTGGACAACCTGCGGGTCTTTATCCAGGCTGCCAAACAGCGCGGGGAGCCCCTTGACCACTGTCTTTTCTATGGCCCCCCGGGTCTGGGCAAGACCACCCTGGCGACTATTATTGCCCACGAGCTTGGCGTCAATCTGCGTTCCACCTCCGGCCCGGCCCTGGAGAGACCGCTGGACCTGGTCGGCCTGCTCACCAGACTTGAAGAGCGCGACGTACTGTTCATCGACGAAGTACATCGCCTCAATCGCGTGGTGGAGGAGTATCTCTATCCGGCGCTGGAAGAGTTTCAGGTGGACATCATCATCGACAAAGGGCCGAACGCTCGCTCGGTGCGGATCAAGTTGCCGCCCTTCACCTTGATCGGCGCCACTACCCGCGCCGGGCTCCTCACCTCTCCTCTGCGCTCGCGCTTTGGAGTGACCAACCGCCTCGACTACTACAAGCCAGAGGAACTCTTCCTAATCATTCAGCGTTCTGCGCGCATCTTGGGCATTGGCCTGGACGAAGAGGCGGGTATGGAGATTGCGCGACGTTCACGAGGCACGCCCCGGGTTGCCAATCGCCTGTTGCGCCGCGTGCGCGACTTTGCCCAAGTCGAAGGACTGCCACGAATTACCCTTGCCGTGACGATTGACGCCCTGCGCAGACTGGACGTGGATGAACTGGGACTGGACGAGATGGACAAGCGCATCATCTGTACGGTGATCGAGAAGTTCAAGGGCGGGCCAGTGGGCTTGAACACACTGGCCGTGGCCGTGGGGGAAGACGGCGAGACTATCGAGGAAGTATATGAGCCCTATCTGGTGCAAGAGGGATTCATCGACCGTACCTCACGAGGGAGGACAGCCACGGAGCGCGCGTTTGTGCACTTTGGCTTCAAACAACCCCGCAGAAAGCAGGAAAGCCTGTTTTGAGGATCCAGAGCGAAGGCATAGCGACTGGTGACTTCTGAGGGAGCATGGCTATGAAGCTTGCAGACTTCCAGTACAATCTACCCGAGAAGCTCATTGCGCAGTATCCTGCAAAGCGCCGCGACCAGGCTCGCCTGATGATAGTCAATCGCGAGACCGGTGATATCGATGAGGCGCTTTTCAGCGATGTGGTGGACTATATGACGGAGGGCGACTGCTTAGTCATCAACGAAACCAAGGTGTTTCCGGCGCGCCTGATGGGTACCAAGGACCGCACCGATGCACAAGTGGAGATTTTTCTGTTGCGCGAGTTGGAGCCTAGCCTGTGGGAGGTCCTCGTCAAGCCGGCGCGGAAGGTACGCATCGGCAACCGGTTGACCGTGGGCAAGGAGCTCGTCGGCGACGTCATCGACAATACCGTTTCCGGTGGGCGAGTGGTCCGCTTCCATTACGAGGGGGACTTTTACGCTATTGTGGAGCGAATCGGAAAGTCACCTCTGCCGCCTTACATCAAGCGCGAGCCCGAGCCTTTGGACAAGGAACGTTACCAAACGGTCTATGCCAAGACACGGGGCGCCGTGGCAGCTCCCACCGCCGGGCTTCACTTTACTAAAGAACTGCTCAAGAAGATCGAAAAGAAGGGGGTGAAAATCGTTCCGGTCCTGCTCCACCTGGGGTTGGGCAGCTTCCGCCCTGTAGCGGTAGAGGACTTGAGCCGCCACAAGATGGATTCCGAGTACTACGAGATTTCTGAGGCGTCGGTGGAGGCCATCAACGAGACCATACGCTCGGGGCACAAAGTGATCGCGGTGGGTACGAGCGCAGTGCGGGTGTTAGAAACGGTAGTCACCTCTGAAGGATTCGTAAAGCCGGGCAAAGGGTGGACGGACAAGTTCATCTATCCACCATACGAGTTCAAGATCGTTGATCGGCTGATTACCAACTTCCACTTGCCGGGATCGACGCTGCTCATGATGGTATGCGCATTCGCCGGGCGTGATTTGATTTTCAAGGCCTATCGCAGGGCGATCCGGGAGAAGTTTCGCTTCTACAGCTATGGCGATGCTATGCTGATCCTGTGACCCGGCGGTTACGCGACTAGGGATGAGAGTGTTTCAGTGCGCGCCGCAGTGATAGTGGTGGCGGCGGGACGCAGCGAGCGTTTTGGTACCGGCACCCCTAAGCAGTTTGCCCTCCTTCGTGGGCGCCCCATGGTTGTGCATGCCCTCATGGTGTTCGAACGCATGCCGCGGGTGGAAGCAGTAGAGCTAGTCGTCCCTGGCGGCCAGGAGGGTTTTGTCCGGGAGGAGGTTGTGCAGCGCTATGCCCTGCGCAAGGTGAAGGCGATCGTGGCAGGGGGGCAGGAGCGACAGGACTCGGTGTGGGCGGGCCTGCAAGCGTTACCGCCGGAGGTAGAGTTGGTGGCAGTGCATGACGGGGCACGTCCCTTGGTGAATGCCAGGGTTGTGGAGGCTGTGCTGGAGGCGGCAGAGCTCCACGGTGCGGCCATTCCGGTTCTCCGCCTGCACGACACAATCAAAGAGGTCCAGGCCGATCAGGTGGTGTGTACTCTAGCGCGCGATAGGTTGGTGGCTGTGCAGACGCCACAGGCCTTCCACCGCACGCTTTTGCTGGAAGCGTATCGGGCCGCTCGCGTCCAAGGCATACAGGCCACCGATGACGCAGCTCTGGTGGAGAGGATTGGGTATCCTGTGTGGGTGGTGGCGGGCGATCCTCGCACCATGAAGGTGACCACCCCCCACGATTTTTTTGTCGTTGAGCAGCTCCTTGCCCGTGAGGAGGGAGCATGAGGGTAGGCCAAGGGTATGACGTCCATCGACTGGTGAGCGGACGGCCGCTCATTCTTGGGGGTGTAGAAATCCCTTTCCCGCAAGGGTTATTGGGTCATTCGGACGCGGATGTGCTTTGCCACGCCATCGCTGATGCTCTGCTCGGGGCTGCAGCCGCGGGCGATATTGGGAGGCACTTCCCCAATACTGACCCACAGTGGAAGGGAGTGTCCAGTCTCTTGCTGTTGGAACGTGTCGCCAAAATCCTAGCCGATGCAGGCGCAGTGGTGGTGAACGTGGATGCCACGGTGGTTGCCGAGCGCCCCATGTTGGCCCCCTACATTGAGGCCATGCGCCACAATATCGCTGTCGCTCTTGGGATTTCCCAGACCGCAGTTTCGGTGAAGGCGACTACTTCGGAGGGACTGGGTCTCACCGGTAGGGGCGAGGGGATTGCTGCCTCGGCGGTCGCCCTTATTGCCCATTCAGGGGAGGGCGTCGAAAGCCGTGGCTGAGCTCGTGCTACCCAGGGTAGTGTTCGCACCGGCCAGCCCTGGGGCGCTGACGCTGACAGAAGCGCGCCTTGCACTGGTCAGTTGGCTTTTGGCAAGAAAAGCTGGCGGTTGCCTGGTCCTGCGGCTGGATGATTTCGCGGGCGCGGCCCACGACGGAGCTGCGCGCCTGCAAAGTGACCTCACGTGGCTGGGCCTGAATGCCGACGAGGGTCCAGAACGCGGGGGGCCGTTCGGCCCGTACAACCAGGCTGCCCGTCATGAGCTTTACGCGCACTTTGCGGGTAAGCTCCTTCGGGAACAGACAGCGTTTTATTGCTTCTGCGGGCCAAGTTCGGGTGAGCGCTGTGTGTCGGGGTGTGATCGGCTGGCGCCTCCGCGTGTGGAGGAGCTAAGAAGGAAGGGCAGATCTTCGGTTCTGCGGCTGCGCGGACATGCGGGCGAGATCGTTGTTGAGGACCTCCTTCGAGGGAGGGTCGCGGTGCGGGCCGAAAACGCCGGCGACCCAGTGCTCGTCACCGCCAAAGGGGACCCCAGTCCGGAGCTCCGTGCCGCTGTAGATGACGCGCTGATGTTGATCACGCACGTGGTCCGGGACGAAGGGGCGCTGCTTTTCACTCTGCGGCAGCTCCTCATTTGTCGCGCCTTAGACTGGGACTTGCCACATGTTGCGCATCTGCCCTCCATCCGGCCCGGGCCACAAGGAGGACCCGCGCAGGCGTCTCAGCTCACCATCGAGGCGCTGCGCCAGGAGGGCTACCTTCCGGGCACGGTGCTGGGTTTCATCGCCCACCTTACGGGAATGGACAGCGCCGGGCTGATGGTCGACAGCGCGCAGGAGCTGCTGCCACTTTTCGCCCCCAAGGGCCTGGGGCTAGAGCCACAGGTGCTCGACCTCGAAGTGTTGCGTGCAACAAGTCGACGCCGCCTCGGCCTGTTGCGCGACGACGAGCTACGTGCTGCCCTCCGGCCTCTACTGGCGAGATCTGGTCTTCAAGAACATGATCCCCGACTTCCGCAGTTGCTGCAGTTGTTCCGGGAGCAGGTGGCAACGGTAGGGGAACTTGCGCAAAAACTGAGCCTTTTCGGCAAGGACCCAGCACCGGTGATAGATAGAGCCGCGGTGATGTACCTACGGCGGGAATCATCACAGAAGGTCCTTTGGTCCGTTGTCCGACAGCTGCGGTCCCTTGCCCGGCTTGATGAAGAGGTTTTCACTGGGCTCATGGACGCGGTCCGGCGGGAAATCGGAATCATGGGGCGTGACCTGTGGGCTCCTGTTCGCATCGCACTGACCGGGGAGGCCGATGGGCCGCCGTTGCCGAAGATCGTGGCGCTCTTAGGGAAAGATGCCGTTGTCAAACTTATCGAAAGGTCACTGCGTGAGCAAGCTTAGAATCGCCGTGCTCCTAGGGGGACACTCGCCGGAACGGGATGTGTCCCTGGCTTCCGGCAGACAAATTGCCGCTGCCCTGCGCGAACGAGGGCACGAGGTAATGCTGGTAGACCCGGCGCAAGGCGATGGTCCTCTGCGGACCGCCAATGGACTTGTGGACGTCGCGATCGGTCCTGAGCCCCCCTCATTGGCCGAGTTACCGTCGGATTTCGGCCGCCATTACATCCGCTGTGTGGAGTTCCTGGCAGAGCAACGACTTGACGTAGTGTTTAATGGCTTGCATGGCGGCGCGGGTGAGGATGGAACCATCCAGGGCCTGCTGACCCTGGCCGGGCTGCCATACACGGGCTCAGGAGTACTGGGCAGTGCCTTGGCGATGAATAAGATTGTATCCAAGCGCTTGTTCGAGCGCGCGGGAATTCGCACACCCGAGTGGCTGCCTGTGGACGTGCCCTCGGCGGAGCCCACTGCAGTTGCAGGGGCAATCGTCGACTCGTTGGGCTTCCCGGTGATAGTGAAACCGAGTGACCAGGGGTCTACGGTGGGGGTAACCAAGGTAGGTGAGCCAGAGGAATTGCAAGGCGCCCTCGAGCGAGCGGCGGCGTATTCACGTCACGTAATTGTGGAACGCTTTATTGACGGCCGGGAATTGACTGTGGCGGTCCTCGGCGGAGAAGCGTTGCCAGTGGTGGAGATCATCCCTGAGCACGGTTTCTACGACTATGAGTGCAAGTATTCCCATGGTAAGAGCCGCTATGAAGTGCCGGCTCAGGTGAGTGAGGCGACGCGTCGGGAAGCGCAGGAGACGGCGGTGCTGGCTTTCCAGGTCCTCCACACGGAAGACTATGGGCGCGTGGACATGCGTTTGGGCAAGGACGGCAAGATCTACTGTCTTGAGATGAATACGTTGCCCGGCATGACCGGCACCAGCCTTGTACCCAAGGCCGCGCGCGCCGCCGGGATAGATTTCCCAGAATTGTGCGAGCGCATCGTATGGATGGCTCTGAACCGCTTCAGAGGGGATGCGCATGCAGAGTAGCTGGCTTGAAGCCACGTTCGGCCTGGCCAAGCCACTGATCGGGATGGTGCACGTGCGCCCCCTTCCTGGGAGCCCAGGGTATAACGGCGACATGCAGGCTGTGATTGAGGCGGCGGTACGCGATGCTCGTGCCCTGGCCGAGGCTGGGTTTGATGGACTGCTCATAGAGAACTTTGGTGATACACCCTTTTTCCCGGAAAAGGTGCCCGACGTGACGGTTGCCTCCATGACCCTGGTGTGCGACAGGGTGCGCCAGGCTGTGGGCTTGCCGGTGGGAGTAAATGTGCTCCGCAATGATGCGATGGCCGCACTCTCCATCGCCACGGTGGTTGGGGCCAGGTTCATTCGGGTGAACATCTTGGCGGGCGCTTCGGTCACCGACCAGGGACTTATCCAAGGCAAGGCTCATGAACTGCTGCGCGCGCGCAAGGCATTGGGAAGCGAGGTCTATGTGTTAGCAGATGTCCTGGTCAAGCACGCAGCCCCGCTCGGCAGCTCCGATGTGGTGCGCCAGAGCAGGGAGCTCGTCGAGCGAGCGCATGCCGACGCCATAATCATCACCGGCAAGGCAACTGGCGATCCTCCCGCGGTGGAGACCGTAGCGGAGGTGCGCCAAGCGCTTCCGCAGTGCTTGCTCCTGGTGGGAAGTGGTGTTAACCCAACAAACGTGCAACAGTTTAGGTCCATGTGCGACGGGTTCATCGTTGGTACGTGCTTGAAAGAGGAAGGACAAGTCTCAGTGCGGCGGGCCCGCGAGCTCGTACAGGCGGTGAGAGGGAAATGATATGGCGCTCAAGTTTTACAATACCCTAACCAGGAAAAAGGAAGAGTTTATCCCCTTGCACGAGGGGCGCGTGGGAATCTACGTGTGCGGCCCCACGGTCTACGATCACGCGCACATCGGGCACGCAAAGAGCTACATCTCCTTCGATGTGATCGTGCGCTACTTGCGCTACCTTGGCTACCGCGTTCGGTACGTGCAAAACATTACGGACGTAGGGCACTTGCTGGACACAGGCGAAGACCGCATCCTGAAAGGGGCGGCCAGGGAACGGCTGGAGCCAATGGAACTTGTGGAGCGGTACACAAGGAGCTACTTCGAGGACATGGACGCCCTGAATGTGGTGCGACCGGACATTTCGCCCCGCGCTTCCGGGCACATTCCAGAGCAGATCGAGCTGGTGAAAACTCTATTGGCTAAGGGCTATGC contains these protein-coding regions:
- the ruvC gene encoding crossover junction endodeoxyribonuclease RuvC encodes the protein MYVLGVDPGVARTGYGVVVAQGDRWGAVSYGSIVSEAREPLSRRLRTIYDELTAVLDASPVDGMAVEELFLAKNPRMALSVGHARGVVLLLAEQRGIPVFEYAVTEIKRAVVGNGAASKEQVRYMVSKLLGLGHVPQAYDAADALAVALCHLQRTARNPMRTSG
- a CDS encoding BtpA/SgcQ family protein → MQSSWLEATFGLAKPLIGMVHVRPLPGSPGYNGDMQAVIEAAVRDARALAEAGFDGLLIENFGDTPFFPEKVPDVTVASMTLVCDRVRQAVGLPVGVNVLRNDAMAALSIATVVGARFIRVNILAGASVTDQGLIQGKAHELLRARKALGSEVYVLADVLVKHAAPLGSSDVVRQSRELVERAHADAIIITGKATGDPPAVETVAEVRQALPQCLLLVGSGVNPTNVQQFRSMCDGFIVGTCLKEEGQVSVRRARELVQAVRGK
- the ruvA gene encoding Holliday junction branch migration protein RuvA — translated: MITYLKGRLMHKTPTRVVIEVAGVGFDVAIPLSSFEALGDTGTEVLLLTHLHVRQDGMELFGFATPEERQMFLHLLSVPGIGPRLAHNILSGASVKELRGRIIRSDVGALSAIRGVGKKIAQRLVMDLRERLAAEETIPGAAPVAAGKVPSQVIEDALLALVSLGHPRDAAQRTLEAVLTQVEPHESLTVEELVKRALRNV
- a CDS encoding YebC/PmpR family DNA-binding transcriptional regulator, which produces MSGHSKWHSIKHKKAKLDAERGRLFTRLIREIITAARLGGGDEDANPRLRAAVAAAKAANMPAANIEKAIKKGTGELPGVVYEEATYEGYGPGGAAILVETLTDNKNRTVAEIRHLFSRYNGNLGENGCVAWMFEKKGVITIKPSGKSEDDLLGIALEAGAEDLRNQGETYEIIAAPADFENVKRALLEHQIEIERAELTMYPKSTVKVEGKNAETLLKLMDALEEQEDVQNLYSNFDIDDKVLEELEQQR
- the ruvB gene encoding Holliday junction branch migration DNA helicase RuvB, with amino-acid sequence MTPDRQNVDRATNPGRLEGEVEFDTALRPTSFEEFVGQKKLVDNLRVFIQAAKQRGEPLDHCLFYGPPGLGKTTLATIIAHELGVNLRSTSGPALERPLDLVGLLTRLEERDVLFIDEVHRLNRVVEEYLYPALEEFQVDIIIDKGPNARSVRIKLPPFTLIGATTRAGLLTSPLRSRFGVTNRLDYYKPEELFLIIQRSARILGIGLDEEAGMEIARRSRGTPRVANRLLRRVRDFAQVEGLPRITLAVTIDALRRLDVDELGLDEMDKRIICTVIEKFKGGPVGLNTLAVAVGEDGETIEEVYEPYLVQEGFIDRTSRGRTATERAFVHFGFKQPRRKQESLF
- a CDS encoding glutamate--tRNA ligase family protein, whose translation is MAELVLPRVVFAPASPGALTLTEARLALVSWLLARKAGGCLVLRLDDFAGAAHDGAARLQSDLTWLGLNADEGPERGGPFGPYNQAARHELYAHFAGKLLREQTAFYCFCGPSSGERCVSGCDRLAPPRVEELRRKGRSSVLRLRGHAGEIVVEDLLRGRVAVRAENAGDPVLVTAKGDPSPELRAAVDDALMLITHVVRDEGALLFTLRQLLICRALDWDLPHVAHLPSIRPGPQGGPAQASQLTIEALRQEGYLPGTVLGFIAHLTGMDSAGLMVDSAQELLPLFAPKGLGLEPQVLDLEVLRATSRRRLGLLRDDELRAALRPLLARSGLQEHDPRLPQLLQLFREQVATVGELAQKLSLFGKDPAPVIDRAAVMYLRRESSQKVLWSVVRQLRSLARLDEEVFTGLMDAVRREIGIMGRDLWAPVRIALTGEADGPPLPKIVALLGKDAVVKLIERSLREQA
- the ispD gene encoding 2-C-methyl-D-erythritol 4-phosphate cytidylyltransferase — its product is MRAAVIVVAAGRSERFGTGTPKQFALLRGRPMVVHALMVFERMPRVEAVELVVPGGQEGFVREEVVQRYALRKVKAIVAGGQERQDSVWAGLQALPPEVELVAVHDGARPLVNARVVEAVLEAAELHGAAIPVLRLHDTIKEVQADQVVCTLARDRLVAVQTPQAFHRTLLLEAYRAARVQGIQATDDAALVERIGYPVWVVAGDPRTMKVTTPHDFFVVEQLLAREEGA
- the ispF gene encoding 2-C-methyl-D-erythritol 2,4-cyclodiphosphate synthase; protein product: MRVGQGYDVHRLVSGRPLILGGVEIPFPQGLLGHSDADVLCHAIADALLGAAAAGDIGRHFPNTDPQWKGVSSLLLLERVAKILADAGAVVVNVDATVVAERPMLAPYIEAMRHNIAVALGISQTAVSVKATTSEGLGLTGRGEGIAASAVALIAHSGEGVESRG
- a CDS encoding D-alanine--D-alanine ligase — encoded protein: MSKLRIAVLLGGHSPERDVSLASGRQIAAALRERGHEVMLVDPAQGDGPLRTANGLVDVAIGPEPPSLAELPSDFGRHYIRCVEFLAEQRLDVVFNGLHGGAGEDGTIQGLLTLAGLPYTGSGVLGSALAMNKIVSKRLFERAGIRTPEWLPVDVPSAEPTAVAGAIVDSLGFPVIVKPSDQGSTVGVTKVGEPEELQGALERAAAYSRHVIVERFIDGRELTVAVLGGEALPVVEIIPEHGFYDYECKYSHGKSRYEVPAQVSEATRREAQETAVLAFQVLHTEDYGRVDMRLGKDGKIYCLEMNTLPGMTGTSLVPKAARAAGIDFPELCERIVWMALNRFRGDAHAE
- the queA gene encoding tRNA preQ1(34) S-adenosylmethionine ribosyltransferase-isomerase QueA, with the protein product MKLADFQYNLPEKLIAQYPAKRRDQARLMIVNRETGDIDEALFSDVVDYMTEGDCLVINETKVFPARLMGTKDRTDAQVEIFLLRELEPSLWEVLVKPARKVRIGNRLTVGKELVGDVIDNTVSGGRVVRFHYEGDFYAIVERIGKSPLPPYIKREPEPLDKERYQTVYAKTRGAVAAPTAGLHFTKELLKKIEKKGVKIVPVLLHLGLGSFRPVAVEDLSRHKMDSEYYEISEASVEAINETIRSGHKVIAVGTSAVRVLETVVTSEGFVKPGKGWTDKFIYPPYEFKIVDRLITNFHLPGSTLLMMVCAFAGRDLIFKAYRRAIREKFRFYSYGDAMLIL